One Ostrea edulis chromosome 2, xbOstEdul1.1, whole genome shotgun sequence genomic region harbors:
- the LOC125678848 gene encoding uncharacterized protein LOC125678848 isoform X3, whose translation MKLLTHNFLTSNIIKGVKNGYPLGLHAGKVEVKEVDFNSDFITRMMPKIDWIALQKAAKECGYGEGLPETVEDKLLEDTDFLKKVHNALLEVEVIEGKLIYNVELFYRLR comes from the exons ATGAAGCTTCTCACACAcaactttttgacatcaaacATCATTAAAGGAGTAAAGAATGGCTATCCTCTGGGTCTTCAT gCGGGGAAAGTGGAGGTGAAAGAAGTGGATTTTAATTCAGATTTTATCACAAGAATGATGCCAAAAATAGATTGGATAGCCCTACAGAAAGCAGCAAAGGAG tgtggtTATGGAGAGGGATTACCCGAGACAGTGGAGGACAAATTATTGGAGGACACAGATTTCCTGAAGAAGGTCCACAATGCTTTGTTGGAG GTTGAGGTGATCGAGGGGAAGCTGATCTATAATGTGGAGTTATTTTACAGGTTGAGGTGA
- the LOC125678848 gene encoding uncharacterized protein LOC125678848 isoform X2 yields MKLLTHNFLTSNIIKGVKNGYPLGLHAGKVEVKEVDFNSDFITRMMPKIDWIALQKAAKECGYGEGLPETVEDKLLEDTDFLKKVHNALLEVEVIEGNLICNVELFYRLR; encoded by the exons ATGAAGCTTCTCACACAcaactttttgacatcaaacATCATTAAAGGAGTAAAGAATGGCTATCCTCTGGGTCTTCAT gCGGGGAAAGTGGAGGTGAAAGAAGTGGATTTTAATTCAGATTTTATCACAAGAATGATGCCAAAAATAGATTGGATAGCCCTACAGAAAGCAGCAAAGGAG tgtggtTATGGAGAGGGATTACCCGAGACAGTGGAGGACAAATTATTGGAGGACACAGATTTCCTGAAGAAGGTCCACAATGCTTTGTTGGAG GTTGAGGTGATCGAGGGGAATCTGATCTGTAATGTGGAGTTATTTTACAGGTTGAGGTGA
- the LOC125678847 gene encoding DNA-directed RNA polymerase I subunit RPA12-like isoform X2, whose product MFTVCDTRAVIMSKKSSTFVTDLEFCPTCGTILPLPGIEDFVTCKLCGFKINVREFDGVNIVSSIVFNRPETLQTSNEDGESPVGPLADRKCSKCGNEKMIYTTRQTRSADEGQTVFFTCPNCNSQEIEYS is encoded by the exons ATGTTCACTGTCTGTGACACTCGG GCAGTCATAATGTCCAAGAAAAGTAGTACCTTTGTGACTGACCTCGAGTTTTGTCCGACGTGTGGAACCATTCTTCCCCTGCCTGGCATAGAGGACTTTGTTACGTGTAAGCTTTGTGGTTTCAAGATCAACGTCAGAG AGTTTGATGGTGTGAACATTGTGTCCAGTATTGTGTTCAATCGGCCTGAGACTTTACAGACCAGTAATGAAGATGGGGAATCCCCAGTTGGACCTCTG GCTGACAGGAAGTGTAGTAAATGTGGGAACGAGAAAATGATTTACACTACAAGGCAAACACGTTCCGCTGACGAAGGTCAAACCGTCTTTTTCACCTGTCCTAACTGCAA CTCACAAGAAATTGAGTATTCATGA
- the LOC125678842 gene encoding GTP-binding nuclear protein Ran-like, whose protein sequence is MANQIPTFKLILLGDGGIGKTAFVKKHVIGEFKRNYVPTIGAEVHPLKFYTTRGEIIFDVWDTAGLDKFAGIRAAYSNQAHCAIIMFDVTAKMTYIHVLNWYKDLADDCKNIPIVLCGNKVDSRDRKVKDIAFHRNNNLKYYDISAKNNHNFEKPFLWLARKLVGDGNLEFIVMPAIMPPDIKLDANLAAQYERRLQAAVNNAIPDDYDL, encoded by the coding sequence ATGGCTAATCAAATTCCGACTTTTAAACTTATCTTGTTGGGAGATGGTGGTATCGGAAAAACAGCATTTGTCAAAAAACATGTTATTGGCGAATTTAAGAGGAACTATGTTCCAACTATTGGAGCTGAGGTCCATCCTTTGAAATTTTACACAACTCGTGGTGAGATTATTTTCGATGTGTGGGACACAGCAGGGCTGGATAAATTCGCCGGTATAAGAGCTGCTTACAGCAATCAAGCGCATTGCGCCATCATTATGTTCGATGTAACTGCTAAGATGACATACATACATGTCTTGAACTGGTACAAAGACTTAGCCGATGACTGTAAAAATATCCCTATTGTGTTGTGTGGAAACAAAGTTGATAGCAGAGATCGAAAAGTAAAAGATATCGCATTTCATCGGAATAACAACCTGAAGTACTATGATATAAGCGCGAAGAACAACCACAACTTCGAGAAACCTTTCCTGTGGTTGGCAAGAAAATTGGTCGGGGATGGTAATCTGGAATTCATAGTCATGCCTGCCATTATGCCACCAGATATCAAGCTGGACGCAAACTTGGCTGCACAGTATGAACGTAGGCTACAGGCTGCAGTAAACAATGCAATCCCAGacgattatgatttataa
- the LOC125678847 gene encoding DNA-directed RNA polymerase I subunit RPA12-like isoform X1, with amino-acid sequence MILRSTYHRAVIMSKKSSTFVTDLEFCPTCGTILPLPGIEDFVTCKLCGFKINVREFDGVNIVSSIVFNRPETLQTSNEDGESPVGPLADRKCSKCGNEKMIYTTRQTRSADEGQTVFFTCPNCNSQEIEYS; translated from the exons ATGATTCTCCGTAGTACCTACCACAGG GCAGTCATAATGTCCAAGAAAAGTAGTACCTTTGTGACTGACCTCGAGTTTTGTCCGACGTGTGGAACCATTCTTCCCCTGCCTGGCATAGAGGACTTTGTTACGTGTAAGCTTTGTGGTTTCAAGATCAACGTCAGAG AGTTTGATGGTGTGAACATTGTGTCCAGTATTGTGTTCAATCGGCCTGAGACTTTACAGACCAGTAATGAAGATGGGGAATCCCCAGTTGGACCTCTG GCTGACAGGAAGTGTAGTAAATGTGGGAACGAGAAAATGATTTACACTACAAGGCAAACACGTTCCGCTGACGAAGGTCAAACCGTCTTTTTCACCTGTCCTAACTGCAA CTCACAAGAAATTGAGTATTCATGA
- the LOC125678847 gene encoding DNA-directed RNA polymerase I subunit RPA12-like isoform X3, which produces MSKKSSTFVTDLEFCPTCGTILPLPGIEDFVTCKLCGFKINVREFDGVNIVSSIVFNRPETLQTSNEDGESPVGPLADRKCSKCGNEKMIYTTRQTRSADEGQTVFFTCPNCNSQEIEYS; this is translated from the exons ATGTCCAAGAAAAGTAGTACCTTTGTGACTGACCTCGAGTTTTGTCCGACGTGTGGAACCATTCTTCCCCTGCCTGGCATAGAGGACTTTGTTACGTGTAAGCTTTGTGGTTTCAAGATCAACGTCAGAG AGTTTGATGGTGTGAACATTGTGTCCAGTATTGTGTTCAATCGGCCTGAGACTTTACAGACCAGTAATGAAGATGGGGAATCCCCAGTTGGACCTCTG GCTGACAGGAAGTGTAGTAAATGTGGGAACGAGAAAATGATTTACACTACAAGGCAAACACGTTCCGCTGACGAAGGTCAAACCGTCTTTTTCACCTGTCCTAACTGCAA CTCACAAGAAATTGAGTATTCATGA
- the LOC125678831 gene encoding uncharacterized protein LOC125678831 isoform X5, whose product MQFSGSKEVGITFPAAWSRSFSCQTNDSHISVCISSATEEDGGIFFYTFGLLTIDNRTLMIESPELTIRPQTPATVREGETIVLTCQSNHSSGIYQFFTIDGQGNRVIYGTGGGSFKSCQNGTQAAFLDCNFENPWKFFLTLLNPIHNQVVYCSRAFIQGYWNTSTTIFVQVPVSSVVLKPTRITVNIDEIVTLTCQTDFCNPPANITWYKASSDITSQATSTTETKNGYLVRTTSVLPYTGVAEDNDQEVHCAASNIPEQDVESMRYKLNVRYISEVQILPVSTLNVVVGQSQVWLYCCVDNTSPVNSLTYRWVKWNSRNSSLVSSSQIYVIKTAKMEDSGTYVCTATNSFGNSSGSVDINVQLAPLAPEILHVVCRSTYADIVWISSSTDSPHITQETLQCIQRDINRFVNITYKEVNRTKSNINIYHVTDLKPNTPYIFRVLASNLHGITLSDNISCFTNPENEAKVEGTNADCNQGEIIGGIIGGLLFIIILVVISVSMLIRYRKAMNSEGNPQKPRDDSIERPQRSEYVDQLSPVEDHQYQGISNTDIQKTGVYEKLEAPSQTDTRAEYTELISTAKTEDRRDASAADDSHHKPERAEYIELTDTSYTEKKRDTITQKGQDEPYSNI is encoded by the exons GTCCAGAACTTACAATTCGTCCCCAGACTCCTGCCACAGTTAGAGAAGGAGAAACCATAGTCTTGACCTGTCAGTCAAATCATTCTAGTGGAATATATCAGTTCTTTACGATTGATGGTCAGGGAAATCGCGTTATATACGGCACTGGTGGAGGCTCCTTCAAATCATGTCAAAATGGAACACAGGCTGCGTTCCTTGATTGTAACTTTGAGAATCCGTGGAAGTTCTTCCTGACATTGTTAAACCCCATTCATAACCAAGTCGTCTACTGCAGCAGAGCATTCATCCAAGGATATTGGAACACCAGTACTACAATCTTTGTACAGG TTCCTGTATCTTCTGTCGTCTTGAAACCAACTCGGATTACTGTAAACATTGATGAAATAGTAACTCTAACCTGTCAGACGGATTTCTGCAACCCGCCCGCCAACATCACGTGGTACAAGGCGTCTTCAGACATAACTAGTCAGGCCACATCTACAACAGAGACTAAGAATGGCTACCTAGTGAGAACAACCTCAGTTTTACCGTATACTGGGGTAGCCGAGGACAACGATCAAGAGGTGCACTGCGCAGCCAGCAACATACCGGAACAGGATGTGGAATCAATGAGATACAAATTAAACGTCAGat ACATTTCAGAAGTCCAAATCCTTCCGGTCAGTACTCTAAATGTCGTCGTTGGACAGAGCCAGGTCTGGCTATATTGTTGTGTCGACAACACAAGTCCAGTAAACAGCTTAACGTACAGATGGGTGAAATGGAATTCACGCAATTCTTCTTTGGTATCATCTTCTCAGATTTACGTCATCAAAACCGCGAAAATGGAGGATAgtggtacatatgtatgtacagcCACGAACTCTTTTGGAAACTCTAGCGGTTCTGTTGATATCAATGTGCAGT TGGCACCTCTAGCCCCGGAGATTCTTCACGTTGTATGTAGATCTACATATGCTGACATTGTGTGGATTTCTTCATCCACAGACTCTCCACATATCACACAAGAAACACTTCAGTGCATCCAAAGAGATATTAATAGATTTGTGAATATAACTTACAAAGAAGTGAACAGAACGAAATCTAACATCAATATATATCACGTGACCGACTTAAAGCCGAACACACCGTACATATTCAGAGTGCTGGCTTCAAATCTACACGGAATTACATTATCTGATAATATCTCCTGTTTCACAAACCCGGAAAATGAAGCTAAAGTAGAAG GCACAAATGCTGACTGTAACCAGGGGGAGATAATCGGTGGGATTATTGGTGGATTGTTATTCATCATTATTTTAGTGGTGATCAGTGTTTCAATGCTGATTAGATACAGGAAAGCAATGAATTCTGAAG GCAACCCTCAAAAACCTAGGGACGATAGCATTGAAAG ACCTCAAAGATCGGAGTACGTGGATCAGTTATCTCCCGTTGAAGATCATCAGTATCAGGGAATTTCTAACACAG ATATCCAGAAGACTGGCGTATACGAAAAACTTGAAG cCCCCTCTCAAACAGACACACG AGCAGAATATACGGAGTTAATTAGCACTGCAAAAACAGAGGACAGGCGCGACGCCTCTGCAGCAGATG aTTCTCATCACAAACCTGAGAG AGCGGAATACATTGAGCTGACAGACACATCATACACAGAGAAGAAACGCGACACAATTACACAGAAAG GTCAAGATGAGCCATACTCCAACATCTAA